A window of Gloeothece verrucosa PCC 7822 genomic DNA:
GGCTGATAAAGAAGAAGCTCCCAAAGCCAAGAGATTATCATGAACCCCAATAGGATTAATCCCTAAAACTTCTTGCCAAATTTGAGTAACTTGAAGTTCTAATACAGACCTTGGAGGTTCATATTCTGTTTGCACTATTTCGGCTATAGAATTAACAGATAATGTTTCAACAAACTGACTGTAAGATGGGACAGATGAAAGCCTTTTTTGAGGATTATTAACCAAAAATTCCAGTAAATTTTGATAATCAGTAAGAATTTGACTAATGCGGCTGTCATCAAATAAATCAGTTTTGTATTCCAACATTCCCTGAAGTTGTTCTGACTCCTCCCAGATAGAAAGATAAATATCAAAATTTACTCTACCTGGATGAATAAACTGACTTTCAGAATGAATTTTATCGAGACCTAGATCCGGAAACCACTTAAAGTCTACCGTTAGTAATACTTTTGTGAGTGAGGTTTGAATAAGATTAGGTAAATTTATAATATTTTGAAAGGGTATATCTTGATTTTTATAAGCATTTAGGGCAACCAGCCGCACGCGGCTAATTAACTCAAGAAAATTCGGATCACCCGATAAGTCTGTCCTAAGAGGTATAATATTATTAAAATAACCAATTAAGCCCTTCAATTGGGAACGATGACGGCCGGCAATCGGTGAACAAATAATGATATCTTCCTGTCCACTGTATTTATGTAATAACACCTGTAAGCTGGCCATTAACGTCATGAACAAAGTAACATTTTGTTCTTTACTCAAGGCTTTTAGTGCTTGAGTTAGGCTTGGAGAAAGTTGAAAAGACTGGTAATTTGCTAAGTCTCTAGTAAATCTATTAGTTTGAAAGCGGTTAACGGGTAATTTAAGGGTAGATATAGTTCCTTGTAAATGCTTTTGCCAGTAAGCCATCTGTTTTTCAGACTGCTGACTCGATAGTGCGGAACTCGTTTCGCACCCCAGCCAATCTCGCTGTTTTTGAGCAAAGTCAACATACTGAATGGGTAAGTCAGGTAAAGGTGAAGTTTTCTCTTCACAGAAAGCTTTATAAAGTTGATTTAATTCCTCAGCCAAAACATAAAAAGACCAACCATCAGAAATGATATGGTGCATAATGAGCAATAAAATATGTTCTTCTTCTGCACAACGAATCAGTTGGATAGACCATAACAAACTCATGGTTAAATTAAAGGGTTTTCTAGCCGCTTCTATCAATAAATTCTGCGCTTGCTTCTTGCGTAGGTCTTCAGGAAGATTTTGCAGATCAATAACTGATAAAGTATAAGAAAAATTGGATAAAATAGATTGAAAAGGTTTTTGTCCGTTGTAGAGAAATATTGTCCGTAAAATTTGATGCCGATTAATTATAGCTTGTAAGCTTTGCTCTAGTGCGATTAAATTGAGCGGTCCTTTTAAATTATAAGTTACTGCCAGGTTATAAACAGGACTATCAGGGTTAAGTTGAGCATGAAACCAAACACGTTCCTGACCTAAAGAAAGTGGAAATAAAGCAGATTGTTTTTTTTCAAGCATTTCCCTGAGCAAAAAATTTTTTTCTGTCTGAGAAAGCTTATCTATTTCGTTTCCAGTGTATTTCATAATTAACTTTAAGGTTAGGTTATAGTAACCGCTAAAGGCAGGCTTAAAGACTAAAACCTAAGAAGACCAAGATTTTGTCTTTTGCCTCTTGCCTTTTGATATAACTTAATACACCTGCTCTAGGATTTTTGATGAGTAAATGGACAAAAGTCAATCGAACTCTGTAGATTAAGAATACTTAATTTCAAAAATAATTAACACAGAAGTTGAAATTTTGTCCAGGTACTATGAATCGTAAATGAGGCTAGTCTTGGGAAAAAATTATTTTAATAATTGACCCAATAAAGCATTCATTTGCTCTTCAGATAGTTGGTCAATATTTACAGAAACCTTTTGAGAATCAGCTTCAGAAGACAAGTTATTTGTTTCGATTTCAGCACTATTACCGGTTTGTTCTGATAAATATTCAGTTAAAGCATCAATTGAAGGATAATCCCATACAAGGGTAGGAACAATTTCAATTTTCAGCCAGTCTTCTAGATCGCCCACCAACATCATCGCGGTCATCGAGTTTAAGCTATATTCTAGTAAAGATTTGCTCGTATTAATTTCATTTTCTGATAAGTCTAGTTCTTTAGCTATCCAAGATACTAACCAGTTTTGAATCGAACTTTTTGTTTCCCCTCTAGTTTCCAGTTGTGTACTCATTGGCGAAAATCCTCCGGTGGTAAAGTTAATTGTTTAAATTATACTACATTTCGCTAATTTCAGCGTTGTTTTATGTTAGACTTACTGTTTGTTTTGCAGTAATTTTTCTAACAGGTTTCGTTTTTCTTCTGAAGACATTTCCGGTAGTTTAGTTTCAGAGCCATTTTTAACAAGAAGCTTTTGAATTAATGCTCGCTTTTGTTCCAAGGATAAATCTTCTAATTTTGGCGTGGCTTCGGCTGGTGTTTCAGAGACAAGTTTTTCTAAGTTGACATTTCCGGGTAGATGAGAAAAGTCCGGAAAACCGCTATTAGAAATATCTCTTCGGAGTAAAGGATCTAACTTATCTTCGATGCCTGGGGGTCTTTGTTCAAGGTCCCCAATGCTTTCAGCATAATGATCAATTAAATCCTGTGTTTGTTGAGTATTTAACATCAAAGATTCTATAGCAAATCCTTTAAGCGCCTGACTTAAAGTGCTTTCAAATTGATAAGATGCCCATTCTACCGCTAAATTTAAGGATTCTGAAGGAAAACGTCTCGCACTGCTTTGAGCCGCCGCTAAAACCACGCCCAAAATACTCACTTTCCCAATCAAGTTATAAGCCCAAGATAAAGCACTAGAACGATTAGAGAAACGTCCATTAGCCGACAAACAACGAGCTTGTATTTGTTGAGCGGCTTCTTTTAATCGCTCAGACATGGCGGCATTTCCAAGGCGATTAATTAAAAACTGGTGTAATTCTTCTGAATGAAAGACTCGGCGGCCCACCGTAATCGTCATGATCTCGTTAGCGCCTTCTCCAATCCGAAGCATACGACAATCGCGCATAATTTGCGGCGCAATGTTATTTTCCATATAACCCCGTCCGCCTAACGTTTCTACGAGATCATCAGAAGCTTGCCATAAATAATCAGTGGAGAGAATTTTAAGCATCATGCCAATTTCTTTGGGCGGGTAATCCTCTTCATCTAATACAGTGACTAACTGATTGAGCAAGTTTTGGATCAGGGTGATCTTGATGGTTAATTCGCTTAAAACGGCTAAGATCGTCGGATTATCCAATAAGCGTCCTGTAGAAACCTGACGACGGTTAGCATAGCGCAGCATCAGTTGAGCGCAGCGTTTCATCCCCCCCCCTACACTCAAAGAAGCCATACACAGATGAGCCAAAAGCATTGCTTCTTCAGCTACATCCATCCCTTTGTTGACTTCACCGAGTAACTGAGTCGGGCTGACCAAAACATCATCAAAGTAAATGATATTTTGCATAATGCCTCGTACTCCCATTGTCAGGGATTCAGGTCCGACCTGTAACCCAGGTGTTCTTTGACGCACCACAAAGGCCGAGGGATGACCCACTTTTCCGTTTTCGTCTAGGGTTTTGGCGAACACATGAATTATTCCCGCCCAGCCGCTCGCATTCCATCTTTTCGCCCCGCGCAAACGCCATCCCCCTTTAGCATCCGGAATCGCAATAGTTCCGATGTTGGGAAGATTGGAACCGGCTGTCGGTTCGGTGAGGGCAAAAGCCGCTAGTTCACGTCCTTGCGCTAATATCGGTAGCAGTTCTTCTTGAATAGTCGGAGTCGCATAACCCACCAGAGGACGAACGCCATTTGTATTATGTATAAACAATAGTGATGCAATACTCAAGTCAATGGCGGCTAATTGTTCAAATACTCTGAGTAAGTCACGATTTTTGAGCGCAAGGCCACCGTACTTTTCGGGAACTTGTAATCCCATCAATCCCTGATTGCCGAAATCTAGGACAATATAAGGTGGCAGACAACGACGTTCATCGATCAGACGAGAGTCAATACGTTCTTCTGAGTAGTCGCGTAACCAGGCAATCAGATCATCGGCTCGCTTTTTACTGACATCATCCGGTGCCGTGACTAAAGGAGTTTTCGGCTGGATAGAGGAAACTTTGCCGGCTGGGGGTTTAGTGGGGCTTTGAGCCGCTTTTGGGGCAGAACCATCAGCGATCCAACTGGCAATAACTTCTAAGCTTCCCTCTTGGAAGAGTTTCCAACAGATACTGCGCTGAATTTTGCCACTCGCGGTTTTTGGTAAACTGCCTCGAGATAAAAGCAACACCGCATAAACAGCTACTTCATGTTCAGTGGTGATGACTTTGCGAATAACGTTAAAAATTTCTTCGATATCTTCAGGTTTATAGCCGCGTTCGAGTTCTTGCGCTACGACTAATTTTTCCTCGCCATCGACTTGAATGGAAAAGGCCGCGCTGCTATTGGGACGTAAATATGGGTGACTCTTCTCGACATTCCATTCAATATCTTGGGGATAGTGATTGGTTCCGGCAATGATAATTAAATCTTTGATACGGCTGGTAATATACAGTTGCCCATCTTTAATAAAACCTAAATCGCCTGTTCTCAGGAAAGGCCCTTCTTGAGTATCGGCTACATAAGCCAAGAAGGTTTCTTGGGTGGCATCCGGACGTTGCCAATAACCTTTAGCCACGCCTGAAGAAGCTACCCATATTTCTCCGACTTCGTCAGCATTGCATTGCTTGAGGGTGTCAGGATTCACTATTAGAACTTTTGTATCTGCCAGCAGGGGACCACAACTGGTTATGGCCCGTGCTTGGGTTTTATCAGAAGCTTCAACAATTTTGTTACTGGTGAGGGCTTCGGGTTCGAAGTAGCTGATAGTTGGTTTGAGTGAAGGAGAGCAACAAGACACCATTAGGGTTGCTTCTGCCAGTCCATAAGCAGGACAGGAGGCATTCCACGTCAGGCCATTGGGGGCATAGGTTTGATAAAATTTCTCTAAAACTTTGGGGTTAATTGGCTCTGCACCATTCCCCGCCGAACGCCAACTTTTAAGATTTAAGCTGGCCCGATCTTCGGGTTTTATGCGTCTGACACATTGATCATAGGCAAAATTCGGTGCTTGAGTATGGGTTCCTTGATAATCAGAAATCGCTTTGAGCCAATTTAAGGGGCGCTTCATGAAGGCAAACGGCGACATGATATAACCGGGTGTGCCATTGTATAAAGGCTCTAAAATCCCTTCTACTAGCCCGTAATCATGAAAATAAGGCAACCAAGTGACGCTAACGCTATTTTCGTCGTATTCACAAACTTGCTGGATATAATGACAATGAGAAACGACGTTGCCATGAGTTAGCAT
This region includes:
- a CDS encoding condensation domain-containing protein, producing the protein MKYTGNEIDKLSQTEKNFLLREMLEKKQSALFPLSLGQERVWFHAQLNPDSPVYNLAVTYNLKGPLNLIALEQSLQAIINRHQILRTIFLYNGQKPFQSILSNFSYTLSVIDLQNLPEDLRKKQAQNLLIEAARKPFNLTMSLLWSIQLIRCAEEEHILLLIMHHIISDGWSFYVLAEELNQLYKAFCEEKTSPLPDLPIQYVDFAQKQRDWLGCETSSALSSQQSEKQMAYWQKHLQGTISTLKLPVNRFQTNRFTRDLANYQSFQLSPSLTQALKALSKEQNVTLFMTLMASLQVLLHKYSGQEDIIICSPIAGRHRSQLKGLIGYFNNIIPLRTDLSGDPNFLELISRVRLVALNAYKNQDIPFQNIINLPNLIQTSLTKVLLTVDFKWFPDLGLDKIHSESQFIHPGRVNFDIYLSIWEESEQLQGMLEYKTDLFDDSRISQILTDYQNLLEFLVNNPQKRLSSVPSYSQFVETLSVNSIAEIVQTEYEPPRSVLELQVTQIWQEVLGINPIGVHDNLLALGASSLSAARICERIQQTFNSQLSLAKIFQAPTVAQITKLLFSSDSSLATSSLAPIQPHGNKPPLFLCEGVGIYASLIPYLGLEQPIYGLMREISVHDSKTVEEIAERYLKEIYTVQPQGPYYLGGLSFGGLVAFEIAQQLYAKGEQVALLVLFDTPGPGAYIPKPIHLRILGHANNLFKYSLPYLKNKTQKIIQKSQSNVFKNSTFSSAIAMNQLFRKNVYTISRKYKHKVYPGSITLFSLSERSALSDSLFDPALGYIDPFLGWGSIATEGVKMYQFAAEHLTLLKEPYVQLVGKQLKACLQEAHENKPLTELTAFREKKSEKLFR
- a CDS encoding AMP-binding protein; the encoded protein is MEKISFKNATLVDLLRWRAINEPDHHAYTFLIDNNREAERLTYAELDQQARAIAAHLQSLDTKGDRALLLYPAGLEIIKAFFGCLYAGIVAIPAPFPEASRLKRTLPRLQAIAKDAQVSLVLGNANIISQLEEYRQEVAELQGIKYIDINSIDPQLAESWEEYPTQVDDLAYLQYTSGSTSTPKGVMLTHGNVVSHCHYIQQVCEYDENSVSVTWLPYFHDYGLVEGILEPLYNGTPGYIMSPFAFMKRPLNWLKAISDYQGTHTQAPNFAYDQCVRRIKPEDRASLNLKSWRSAGNGAEPINPKVLEKFYQTYAPNGLTWNASCPAYGLAEATLMVSCCSPSLKPTISYFEPEALTSNKIVEASDKTQARAITSCGPLLADTKVLIVNPDTLKQCNADEVGEIWVASSGVAKGYWQRPDATQETFLAYVADTQEGPFLRTGDLGFIKDGQLYITSRIKDLIIIAGTNHYPQDIEWNVEKSHPYLRPNSSAAFSIQVDGEEKLVVAQELERGYKPEDIEEIFNVIRKVITTEHEVAVYAVLLLSRGSLPKTASGKIQRSICWKLFQEGSLEVIASWIADGSAPKAAQSPTKPPAGKVSSIQPKTPLVTAPDDVSKKRADDLIAWLRDYSEERIDSRLIDERRCLPPYIVLDFGNQGLMGLQVPEKYGGLALKNRDLLRVFEQLAAIDLSIASLLFIHNTNGVRPLVGYATPTIQEELLPILAQGRELAAFALTEPTAGSNLPNIGTIAIPDAKGGWRLRGAKRWNASGWAGIIHVFAKTLDENGKVGHPSAFVVRQRTPGLQVGPESLTMGVRGIMQNIIYFDDVLVSPTQLLGEVNKGMDVAEEAMLLAHLCMASLSVGGGMKRCAQLMLRYANRRQVSTGRLLDNPTILAVLSELTIKITLIQNLLNQLVTVLDEEDYPPKEIGMMLKILSTDYLWQASDDLVETLGGRGYMENNIAPQIMRDCRMLRIGEGANEIMTITVGRRVFHSEELHQFLINRLGNAAMSERLKEAAQQIQARCLSANGRFSNRSSALSWAYNLIGKVSILGVVLAAAQSSARRFPSESLNLAVEWASYQFESTLSQALKGFAIESLMLNTQQTQDLIDHYAESIGDLEQRPPGIEDKLDPLLRRDISNSGFPDFSHLPGNVNLEKLVSETPAEATPKLEDLSLEQKRALIQKLLVKNGSETKLPEMSSEEKRNLLEKLLQNKQ
- a CDS encoding acyl carrier protein gives rise to the protein MSTQLETRGETKSSIQNWLVSWIAKELDLSENEINTSKSLLEYSLNSMTAMMLVGDLEDWLKIEIVPTLVWDYPSIDALTEYLSEQTGNSAEIETNNLSSEADSQKVSVNIDQLSEEQMNALLGQLLK